The following are encoded in a window of Castanea sativa cultivar Marrone di Chiusa Pesio chromosome 9, ASM4071231v1 genomic DNA:
- the LOC142609710 gene encoding disease resistance protein RGA2-like: MAENAYCIAGKIVELLGSLIYEELSSAWGVQSDLKRLECTVLAIKAVLLDAEEKQETDHRLNHWLGQLKDVFNDAENVLDEYQYQILQKEVLKRCRSTRKKVGYFFSGSNPLVFRFEMAHKIKGIRERVDDISDLKAEFNLVARLEDRKTTMYRRDMTHSFIPSHNVIGRDDDKKKIITFLMQQDADRNVSVIPIVGIGGLGKTTLAKLVYNDEQVVRHFQLKMWVCVSEDFDVKRLITEILKSSVGIDENLSIDQLQMHLRELIKDKKFLLVLDDVWNNDRKKWIELKNLLLGGGYGSKIIMTTRNSSVANIMSTTECYNLDGLSQKDCLPLFVKLAFKEGEEEQYPNLLEIGKEIVKKCRGVPLAVNTLACLLYSKVDENAWISIRDNEIWHLNQKESGILPALKLSYNQLPFHLKPCFAYCSIFPKDFVFNNLLLIQFWMAHGILHSSKDENLELEDVGNLYIKELLSRSFFQDVEQENILYFTFKMHDLIHDLALSIAKRESSVVTKKSTLAAKVCHLSFSDNEQEVTTQLEKLSKVQTIIFQTDQSMSLLETCISRFKYLRVLDLKNSSFEVLPSSIGSLKHLRYLDLSYNLIIKRLPDSICKLHGLQTLLLENCHNLEQLPKGIGDIIRLRFFMVTTKHTCLSEKAIGCLSSLRSLWIWRCVNLKCVFEGMEEGRLTYLRTLVVGNCPSLTSLALSIKHLTALETLIIRDCKELSLMEVAGEEDNQDLKLSLQNLMFFRLPKLEVLPQWLQGSANTLQLLWIGGCENLTALPDWLPRLKSLQTLWIDNCPKLSSLPEGMEALTELLIYGCPDLSRKCTEDHSCTTDCS; the protein is encoded by the coding sequence ATGGCTGAAAATGCCTATTGCATTGCAGGGAAGATCGTGGAGCTGCTTGGATCCCTTATTTACGAGGAGCTCAGCTCAGCATGGGGCGTACAAAGCGATCTGAAAAGGCTTGAGTGCACCGTGTTAGCCATTAAGGCTGTGCTCTTAGATGCTGAGGAGAAGCAAGAAACTGACCATAGGCTGAACCATTGGCTAGGACAGCTCAAAGATGTCTTTAATGATGCGGAGAATGTCCTAGATGAATATCAATATCAAATTCTGCAGAAGGAAGTACTGAAGAGATGCAGGAGCACTCGCAAAAAGGTGGGTTATTTCTTTTCTGGCTCTAATCCACTTGTCTTCCGTTTTGAAATGGCACATAAAATCAAGGGTATTAGGGAGAGGGTAGATGATATTTCAGATCTTAAGGCTGAATTCAATCTTGTTGCACGTCTTGAAGATAGGAAGACAACAATGTATCGGAGGGACATGACCCACTCCTTTATTCCTTCTCATAATGTCATTGGTAGGgatgatgacaaaaaaaaaattataacttttttgaTGCAGCAAGATGCTGACAGAAATGTCAGTGTAATACCTATAGTTGGGATTGGTGGTTTGGGGAAGACCACACTTGCCAAGTTGGTGTATAATGATGAACAGGTAGTTAGacattttcaattgaaaatgtgggtgtgtgtgtctGAGGATTTTGATGTTAAAAGATTGATAACAGAAATCCTTAAATCATCAGTTGGTATTGATGAGAATTTGAGCATAGATCAGTTGCAAATGCACTTAAGAGAACTTATAAAAGATAAGAAATTTCTTCTTGTCTTAGATGATGTTTGGAATAATGATCGTAAAAAATGGATTGAATTGAAAAATTTGTTACTTGGCGGTGGTTATGGAAGTAAAATCATAATGACAACACGGAATAGCTCTGTTGCTAATATTATGAGTACAACTGAGTGTTACAATTTAGATGGTCTATCCCAAAAGGATTGTTTGCCTTTGTTTGTGAAATTGGCATTtaaggaaggagaagaagaacaaTATCCAAACCTCTTagaaattggaaaagaaattgtcaaaaaatgTAGAGGGGTTCCATTGGCAGTGAATACTTTAGCCTGCCTACTCTAttcaaaagttgatgaaaatgCGTGGATATCTATTAGAGATAATGAGATATGGCATTTAAATCAAAAGGAGAGTGGCATCTTACCTGCATTAAAGCTCAGTTACAATCAATTGCCATTTCACTTGAAGCCATGTTTTGCATATTGTTCTATCTTCCCAAAggattttgttttcaataatcTTCTCTTGATTCAATTTTGGATGGCACATGGAATTCTTCATTCATCTAAGGATGAAAATCTAGAGTTGGAAGATGTCGGCAACTTGTATATCAAGGAGTTGTTGTCGAGATCTTTCTTTCAAGATGTTGAACAAGAAAATATCTTGTATTTTACCTTTAAAATGCATGATCTTATCCATGATCTTGCACTCTCAATTGCCAAAAGAGAGAGTTCAGTAGTGACCAAGAAATCCACCCTTGCTGCAAAAGTTTGTCACCTGTCATTTTCAGACAATGAGCAAGAAGTTACGACACAATTAGAGAAGTTGAGCAAAGTTCAGACTATTATTTTCCAAACAGACCAATCCATGTCCTTACTTGAAACATGCATCTCAAGATTTAAGTACTTGCGGGTGCTTGATCTGAAAAATTCATCCTTCGAGGTGTTGCCAAGTTCTATCGGAAGTTTGAAACATTTGAGATATCTTGACCTATCATATAATCTCATAATCAAGCGACTTCCAGATTCCATTTGCAAGCTGCACGGTTTGCAAACTCTACTGCTTGAAAATTGCCACAATCTTGAACAGTTGCCGAAAGGTATAGGGGACATAATCAGGCTCAGGTTTTTTATGGTTACAACAAAGCATACTTGCTTGTCGGAGAAGGCAATAGGTTGCTTGAGTTCTCTTCGATCTTTATGGATATGGAGATGTGTGAATCTAAAATGTGTGTTTGAAGGGATGGAGGAGGGGCGCCTCACCTATCTTCGAACATTGGTGGTTGGAAATTGTCCAAGTTTGACCTCTTTGGCACTGAGTATCAAACACCTAACTGCCCTAGAGACCCTAATAATTAGGGATTGTAAAGAGCTTAGTTTGATGGAGGTAGCGGGAGAAGAAGACAATCAAGATCTCAAGTTGAGCCTCCAAAATTTAATGTTTTTCCGTTTACCAAAGTTGGAGGTTTTGCCCCAATGGCTCCAAGGATCTGCAAACACTTTACAGCTGCTATGGATTGGAGGATGTGAAAATTTAACGGCTTTGCCGGATTGGCTGCCACGTCTGAAATCACTTCAGACACTTTGGATTGACAATTGCCCTAAGTTGTCATCTCTCCCAGAGGGGATGGAGGCACTAACAGAATTGTTGATTTATGGTTGTCCTGATTTGAGTAGAAAATGTACAGAAGATCACTCATGTACCACAGATTGTTCTTGA